The following proteins are co-located in the Euwallacea fornicatus isolate EFF26 chromosome 16, ASM4011564v1, whole genome shotgun sequence genome:
- the LOC136344175 gene encoding uncharacterized protein, with the protein MDEAAKQLLQTIYDESIKALEGLKSAAEAMIKTATEDAHAQFNILVTRANTECVKILGKGNNPERKKAATNAMIEYSDKIGILEKQVIQSIQDTWQSSENKLKNVVGEAKGVSEKQAQDLEAALTKITEQLEKHINECAKLIRNSAKNAQNTLSNLCKKMQ; encoded by the exons ATGGACGAAGCGGCCAAACAGCTATTGCAAACAATCTATGACGAAAGCATAAAAGCTCTCGAGGGACTGAAATCGGCGGCAGAGGCCATGATAAAAACGGCTACCGAGGATGCTCATGCACAATTCAATATCTTAGTCACTCGAGCAAACACCGAATGCGTAAAGATATTGGGAAAAGGCAATAACCC GGAAAGGAAAAAGGCGGCCACAAACGCCATGATCGAGTACTCGGACAAAATAGGAATACTGGAAAAACAGGTAATCCAAAGCATCCAGGACACTTGGCAGTCGAGCGAAAACAAATTGAAGAATGTGGTGGGCGAGGCTAAAGGGGTTTCGGAGAAACAAGCCCAGGACTTGGAGGCCGCACTTACCAAGATTACAGAACAACTGGAAAAACATATCAACGAGTGCGCAAAGTTGATAAGGAACTCTGCCAAAAATGCCCAGAACACCTTAAGCAACttgtgtaaaaaaatgcagtaa